Within Cercospora beticola chromosome 6, complete sequence, the genomic segment CTCGAGGTCCACCGCGGCGCCAATCGTGCGGCAACTCGATCAGGCTCTAGAAGATTCCCCGTCACCATACTCCTCTCGCCCATCCTCACCGATTGGCTCAGTTCCTCCACCTTTCCGAGCAGTGTTTTCTTCGGATATCGACGACCGCGATCAATTGACTACGATGATTGGATCTTGGCGACGGGACAGGACGTGTTCCAGCGTGGGAGTCTCACTTTGAGACACATCATGGATGCGTGTCATGAATCGAAGTAAAGAAATGCGCAACAGTGCTGCAATCATGAAGAACGCCATGTAGTGGTAGCTCGGATGGAGATGCATACTTCGCCCGAAGCTGAAGGCTCTCTCAACAAGCACAAATGTCTTCTACAGCGCGCTTCCCCTGATGCTAGTTTTCAAGTGAGGCACGATGCGCTCAAATGCTTCCACACCCCGATTCCAGCACGTTTACCATTCTGGTCCTCATCAGCGAACACAATGGCGTCACAGTGTTGTAGTCATGCGGTGCTATCGCTCTCTGCTCGGTTGCGGTTTGTGGTGACAAGGCCGATCCATCAGATGAAGCCCAATTGCGTGAGCGTCCAAGCCATCTGACGGCCACTGCGATGGAGAAGACCAGTGGAGgtagcgacgacgatgggCATCTTGGCGAGGTTGTAGGGAGCTCCACGGAAccagaagaggatgatcgCAACTTCGTTGAGGAGTACCATGAGCGCGCGAATGGCAAGTGGAGTGGACTGGAGTTCGTCCATAAGCCTCTCGCCGGTAAACAGTGTGACGTAGTAGGCATGAGCTACAGTGATGAGGGTCTGGCCCAGCTGGAGTAGAGTGAAGTGGACAGCGCTTGGGCAACAGCCAGGGACTGCTCTCTCGCCGAATTCAGAGGATGAAGTGTCGAATGGCAAGCTGAGAAGAGGTCAGTGCTTCGCTACGAGAAGAGGTCGTGCAGCTGACTCACCTCACAAAGGTAGCTGTGGTGAGCAGGATGAGGTTGAAGACGGCCGGAATGCGAGCAGCCATGGTTCTGATGTTGTAGATGATGGTCTTCGGACTTCGAGTTGCTGGGATtgagccgctgctgctgtgtcaAGTTTCTGATGACGGGGCGAATGATGATATCGTATTGGTAATTGAAGGTAAGTTGATGGTTGGTGTTTGGTCAAACACGAACCTGACGAGCTCCGTCGTGGAGTCTCTAGAGGCAGAGCGCAGGCGTTCGCTGTTCACTTGCAGCTTCAACTTTTTGCAGGCTGCTCAGATTCGTTGGATCCGGCCTATTCGACCTGCACCTCGTCATGCAATCTCTGTTGTCTGGCACTTCCAGAAAGCCCTCGCCGTTGCGTCTGAATGCAATTTCTCATTTCGGCCCGACAGCCATATACATCTGTCCCAAGGCAGCGCTCTCGCCCACACTCTTCTAATGCCCTAACGGCGGATTGTCGACTTCGTGCTAGAACAGACGGGTGTGTGGTCGCTGTTTTGCGTGTCATCTGTTGTACGTGCATCGACCGCCGGACAAGTCAGGTGTTGCGTCTGTATGGAACACACTTCACTCTGGCACGTAGTTGGATGATCCTGCGAACTCAGCACCTGAGCTACTGTTTCGATGGCAGCCTGGAAACGCCCCTGGCTTTGGCCTGAGGCCGCGCATTGGTAGCCTTTTGCGCTTCTCTTCTAGCAACCTGGACAGTTTTGGCGGTTTGAAcatttctttctctttcgaACAATCCTGAGGATACTTGCTAGGCTCCCGCATCTCGGGCTCTTTCATTACCACAATCTCGAGTGCGAGGTTACTGGAGCGCATGCTATGGCGGCAGCGAATGTGCATCATCAAAGGTCGACCCAGTTCTATCCAAGCTGGCTATCCCTAACCCTGACGGAAGCTTGCAGCATGTCAAGCATTGGCTTTGAGTGGGATCACATTAAGGTGGGTCCACGGCAAAGGGGTGGTACCACCGAGACAGCCATGCTCCGTACTTCCATCTCGCAGCCAAACGTCCATCGACAAGACCGAAACGTATCACGTAACCAGCACTGCTGTGCTTACGTGATTTGGAATGCCACTCGAGTTTGCAGCGGCAACATTTGGAGGACTGCAGGCTGCAGTCACTTTCACAGCCTTCTCGGTCACATGACAAGCCAGCAACTGGAACATCGTCTTCGGCTCGACTGATCGAGCAAGAAAGACTTGATCAAACCTCTTTCTCAAAACAGGTCGTTGGTCTCCAGGTCGACCAAAGAAAATCACAGCCATGACAGCGCACACTTCACAGATGGCACGCAAGGACTCGCCGACAGATAGCGTTTTCAACGATGCCGACAAAACCAAGGTGCTCGAAATTAATCTTTGTGCTGGGACTCTTTCCTCTGCATCAGGTCCAGCTGCTTTCCCGTTGCTCTCGCCAGATGATGTTGATACCTTGATCGAGCGGGCAGTGACAGACCTTGACATCGACCGGACCGAAATCGAAGACATATACCCGACATCACCTTTTCAGCAGGACATCTGGGCACTACCGACGGCACATCAACGTGCATACAAACTACAGACGACGTTCCGGCTCGCATCTCGTGAGGAAGCAGAGTTTCTCCAGGCATGCTGGCAACAGGTCGCCAAGCATCTTCCCATCCTCAGAACTGCTCCCCTGGTGGTTCCGGGCAAAGGCACCTTCTCTGTAGTTCTCAAAAGCTCTCAGTCACCTCATGCGCTATCTTCAGTCCAGCTCGACGGTTCAATCTTGACTTGGTGCGTCCACCGTGCCATCGTCGACCAGACCGTGCTGGACATTGTTCTCGAAACGGTCATGGCTTTGTGGAAGCATCAAGAGCCTCGCCCATTTTTGCCTCATGCTCTTTTTGTCCAGCAGCTCCAGAGTCTGCAGTTGGAGCATGCGAAATCATCACGATTATACTGGTATTCCGAACTTGGTGACGAGTTATTCCAGCCATTTCCATCGGTTGCTGGAACCACGGCATTGCCGTCTCCGAGCTGCTTCGTGCAGTCCAGCTTCTCACGACCTCACTACGAAGGAGATGTCCCATTCGATTCTTTGATGAAGGCTGCACTCGGCATACTTCTCAGCCAACACGCCAACGCTCAACGTATAGTATTCGGCGATGTTCGTTCCGGACGTTGTCATGCAGCATCTGATCCGTATCTCATTGCTGGACCCACCCAAGCCACTGTCCCCATGGCAGTCAATGTAGACCCGGATTACACTTTCAAGAGCTTCCTCCGCTGCATCAACGACCAGATCGTATCTTCAGCGCAGCACGAGCAGTTCGGCTTGACCAATATGCGCTCTTGTCTACCTCAAGTCTTTCAGGGAAATGTCGACTTCCAAAGCCTTGTGGTGATCCAGCCACCAGAAACGTCAATGTGGCGTGAAGCGAAAGACGAGTGGGATGCCGAGTCTGATCTCAGCTCTTGCTTCAGCCACGCACTGGTCTTCTCAGTCACACCAGAGCAGGACACTGTCCATGTCAAAGTACACTTCGATCCCGCAATCATCGGCCAAAAACATGTTGAGCAGATGCTCTTGCACTACGCTCGCATCAGTACAGCCTTAGCCAACGCCAATGAGGACACTCGATGTGGACATATCGAATTGACCAGTGCGGCTGACTTGGCCCTTCAAGTAGAAGACAGCGAAGATCAGCAGCAAGGCAGGGTCTTGAGAGGTTGTGAGAGCACGATCATTGACTTTATTCGCGAACATGCTGAGCAACAGCCTGAAGCTTGTGCGGTCAGTGCCTGTGACGGCTCTTTGACCTATCGCGAGCTTGCTCGGTACGCCGAGGCCATGGCGCAGGCGTTGATGGGTGAAGGCGCCAGGAAGGGAAGTTGTGTAGCGATTGCGTGTGAGAAAAGCCATGTTGTACCGGTCCTCATTCTCGCTGTTCTTCGCACAGGTGCACATTTTCTGTTACTTGACGCCGAACAACCCACGGAGCGGCTTCAGGTGCAGCTGAAGCAAGCAATGGTCCGCATAATAGTTTGCTCTTCATCACAGCGAGATCGATTCACCGATATGGCCCCGCAGCAACCTGACTTGGTCTTGCTGGACGCCACTTTCAACCGTCTGCACGAGCTGCACTGCTCCAGATCATTTCCCGAAATCGACCTGAACGGCGATGCATACATCATATTCACCAGCGGAACGACAGGCACTCCCAAAGGCATCAGAATCACCCACCGCAATGTGACCACATCCCTGTACCACACCACACAGGCTCTCGGATTGACACAAAATGATCGTGTACTCCAGTACAGTCGTTACAGTTGGGACGTGGGAATTCTGGAATTGCTAGGCGCTCTCCTGGTTGGAGCACGAATATGCATACCACCCGAGTCGACCTTACTCTCTCCGCCCGCCCTCGAATCGTTCATCCAACACGAAGGCATATCCTTCCTGACGGTAACACCAACAGTCGTCCGCTTCATACAGCCAGCAGCCGTACCATCAGTGAAAACAGTAGCTTTAGCAGGCGAGCCGATGAGTGCGGAGTTACAAGAGCGATGGGCAGGTCGGACACGACTGTTCAATGCCTATGGACCGGCTGAGTGCTCAATCATCGCCGCTGTAAGCCTGATCAGCCCGAACAGTGCATCGGTACGACTGGAAAGTATCGGTGCGACCAAGTTGTGGGCCGTAAATCGTGAGAACCCGGAGCTACTCGTTCCTCCAGGCGAAGAGGGCGAACTGCTGATAGAGGGACCTATCGTAGGCAGAGGATATATCGGCACAGCTCAAGGCGGGTTTTGTCGGAGCCCCAAGTGGCTGACAGGCCTCCGCGGCGGACACTCGTCACAAGTGTATCGTACTGGCGATATCGTGCGGTTACAAATGGACGGCAGCCTCGAGTACGTTGGCAGAAAGGACTTGCAAGTCAAGATCAGCGGACAGCGTGTGGAGTTGCTTGACATTGAGGCCCAGGTGAAAAGCGTTCTGCCGCAATTCGAAAGTGTCGTGGAGGCGTTCAAAGACGAGCAGGGATCGACTGCTATCGTGGCGTTCGTCTGTTGCACACCGGCAACCTCTGTAGATCAGAAGCCACTAGAAGAATTGGTCATCGGCGAGGACGACGCGAATCGATTGTACAACTTTCGAGAGATTGTCACAGCCGCTCGAGGCAGACTGAAGTCAACCATGCTTGAGGGAGCCGTACCAAAGATCTTCGTACCCTTGCATGCTCTTCCAGTGTCAAGTGGTGGCAAAGTACAACGCTCCATACTAAAGCAGTTCAAAATGGATGCGGCCGCCGCTGTTACCCAAATGAAAGCAGTTCCCAAAGTCGAGACTGCCAAGATCGAGACGCGGTCGATCAATGCAGCCGAGCATCGTCTCCGGCAGCTATGGGCCAAAGTGCTCAAGCTAGACCCGGAGCTAGTTGGCATTGACGATGAATTCGATGCCTTAGGTGGCGACTCCATCAAGCTGATGCAGTTAGTTGCCGAGCAAGAGGCTCGTAAGTTGGGGCTCGACGTCTCCGACGTGCTCAATCATGGAACCATTCGCCGGATATGCAGCGCGCATCAACAGCAAATACAAGTAGGAAGAAAGGCACATCCAGGAAATCAGCAGGATGGCAGGTCGCGGCATGGACAGCTCCGACAACTTGCGGCTGATCTACTTCATGTGGATGTCGATGACATCGAAGATATATATCCCTGCACAGCCTTGCAGAGTGAGCTGGCTGCACTGTCCGCCCGAGATCCTGATTCGTACTGGGTGACCTTTACGTATCCAGAGACCCTGTGCAGGCGTGACTGCTCCCGCTTCCGGAATGTCTGGGCATCTGCTGAAGCTCTTGCTCCCATTCTACGCACGAGGATTGCTTTGCTCGGCGATGAGAATGAGCCGATGCAGATCGTCCTGAGACAAGGGCATAGGATCGCTATTACTGACGAAGCCTTGAGTAATACAAGCTCGCGTTCACTCATGGAGGGAGCACAATTACTATACCCATCTTTCCAGCCGGTCGCAGAGGGCCACGTCTTCCAAGTGGCAATGCATCATTCGGTCTATGACGGCGCTTTCATGGAACTTCTCGCCAGTGTGATTGGGGACCTTTTTAATGGCAAGATTATGGAGCCCTTGACGCCCTTCCGTGACTTTATTGCGGATCATGACAGCGGTAGCGAGCAGTGTTCCTCCTTCTGGCGATCACAATTGGATGGGACCAAGGGTCTATCCTGGCCTCCACGCCCAGAGTCTGGTTATCCTCAGACCGATATGAGGTACCAATGCTCCACATCTCTTACGAGatctgcagctgcaaggCCGATCACTTCATCTGCGGTCATGCTTCGCGCTGCCTGGTCGATTCTCTTGAGTGTTGCCAACGGAGTGGGCGATATCACCTTCGGCGAAGTCCTTAGCGGTCGAGTGTCGACATCCAGCACTGCAGCCAGAGCCGCAGGTCCCACTATCACGACAATTCCAATGCGCATGTCAGTGTTGAACACGATCACAGCAGGAGAGCTCGTATCTGCTGTGCAGGACTATCACAGTCGAGCAATGCCTTTCCAGCAGATGAGTCTACATCGAATAGCAAGCTTGCTTGAGCCCTACCAAAGATCAGCAATGGATTTAACATCGCTTCTCATAATCAACAGCGAGACTCTAATCGACAGCCATGAAGGAGATCAGGTGGTGATGTGGGAGCACGACACGAATGGTCCGCCGTTGAAGCACCCTTACCCTCTTGTCTTGGACTGCACGCTGTCAGAAGACGAGGCACGACTTCTCTTCTTGTATGACTCCTCCCTCTTGACTGCAGCACAAGTGGCTTCAGTAGGCGAAGATCTTACAATTATCCTCTCGCAGTTGATGAGCTCGACCGACAATACGCCGCTCGAAAGTCTCAAAAGAAGCTGCAAACACGTCTCATCTTACGCATCGAGAGGCCTGAAACAGGATACGCCGTTGCTCATCAAAGATACTCCAGCGAAAGAGGCCACTGACGCCGACAGGCCTCTCTCGTCAACCGCTTTGAAGCTTCGCGATGTCTGGTCCGCGGTCTTGAAGAAAGACGTGGCAAGCATCACGGGCCAAGACAACTTCTTTCGCTGTGGCGGCAATTCGATATCGGCCATTCGCCTGAGCTCTGGCGCGCGGGCTGTAGGCATTACTCTGAGCGTCGTGCAGATTTTCAGATCCCCTACCTTAGAGGGCATGGCCGCTACTGCCGATGCCGCGTCTTCTATTACACAGCCATCAGCAGAGCGGCTGGGGAAATCGGCTCCATTTGAATTGATCGAAAAACAGCGGAGAGACTCGATGCTACGTGTTGCAGCATCGGCATGCGATGTGCATGTTCAAGACATTGAGGATACGTATCCATGCACGCCAATGCAAAAGGGGATGCTTGCATCTACCCAGTCGGAACAGCAGATGGCCTATGTCCAGACCAGACGCTTTCTGCTATCCTCAGACGTCGACGTGCCAAGACTGTTCAGAGCACTCATCCAAGTGATTCAAGAGCGTCCCATTCTTCGCACAAGGGTCGTAGATACGGGCGCAGATGGCTTGTATCAAGTTGTTCTGCGTTCCAACCTCTGCAGACCAACCTTCGTCTCTGATGCGGACGAGTATGAAGGTACACTGGAAGGAGTGTACGGGAAAGAATTGAATAAGTTCGTCATTGCAGACACAACTCTGTCATGGATTGCTCACCATGCTACGTACGACGGCGACTTGCAGGCAGTGATCGAGAACGACATTGCAGAAGCGTATGCAGGAAGGAGTATCAATCCAGGTATCCCCTTCAGCAAGTTCGTAGAGCATTTGCAACGCTCTCAAGACCAGTCAGCCGAGAGAAACTTCTGGTCATCTCATCTGTCTGACTCCATCACACCAAGTTGGCCATCGTCCTCCACAACAGCTTCTCAAGTCAGCCAGCCCGAACTCGGTCGTTGCGATTATAGCCAGTCCATTCCCATCCCTGCCGATACAGAACACACTGCCTTCACTCAAGTTAAGCTCGCCTTGGCACTTCTTCTGCGCCAGTACACCGAGTCGGACAACGTATTGTTCGCTACCGTGCTAGCAGGCAGAGAGACTAGCGATCAGCTCGGTCAAGGCCGAATCCTCGGCCCAACACTGACCACCGTGCCCGTGAATATGAAGATTGATGGCATGAAGAGCTTGTCTCATACAATGGCCAGCATCCAACAAGCAGCGACAGATATGATGGCATTTCAGCACACAGGTTTGGCCAAGATCAGAGAACTTGTTCGAAATGAGGTCAACTTGGCCCCCGAAAAGCTCACTTTGTTGGTCTTCCAGTCCGAAGAGAGCAAGCCACGGAAAGACTTGGAATCACTTGGTCTGCAGGAGCTCGACCCAAATGAATCAGATATGCAAACGCAAGACTTTCCTCTCGTCGTTGAGACCAGCATCAGTGCAGATCAGCTGACGCTGCGCGTCCACTACAACactgctctgctctctcTTGACGAATTCAAGCTTTTTGCATGCCAATTGGCACATATTATTGGCATTGTGCGTTGCAGTGAGCCGGAAAAGGCGCTGGACAGCCTAGATCTCGTCAGCCCAGACGAGAAGGCTCTACTTGCTGACTGGTGCGGCACTGATGTACAAGACGACTTGCCCACACCTCTCGAGCGTCTCATGACCTGGGCTGGGCGAGACCCTAAATCTCGCGCAGTGCAAGCTTGGGATGGCAATCTTACTTACTCAGATCTCATTGTCCAATCGCACATGCTCGCTGTATACCTCAAGTCTCGAGGCATTGGCCCAGGGTCGATAGTCACATTCTGCATGAACAAGTCCACGATGGTCGTTGTGCTAATGTATGCCGTGTGGAAGGTCGGAGCATCGTGGACGCCGCTGGACTCGCGTGATCCTGATAGTCGCTTGCAAGAGTCCATCAAGCGCCTTGGGGCAGCTTTATTTGTGACGAATGTGCCACGCTTGGAGAGTCTCATTCCAGAGTGTACGATCCTTCTCGCTGACAATTTGGATGTTCAACAATTCCCCTCGAAGATTCAGATCCCTGGGCTTCCTATCGAGCTCAAAGATCCATCCGATACGACCAGGCCAGCATATATCCTATTCACGTCCGGCTCGACAGGCACCCCGAAAGCAGTCGTAATCTCCCAAAACGCTCTAATTGCGTCTTCGGCAGCTGCAGGTCATGGCATGGGGCTGGATGAGACCAGCCGCGTGTTGCAATCCACTCGATTGACGTTCGACCCATCAGTCACAGAGATCGTTGCGACGCTGTATCATGGTGGGTGTGTCTGCATCCCTCAAGAGGACGAGTGCAGCAACGATTTCTTTGGCACCGCCGAACGGTATGGCGCGAACTGGGTCGCTCTGACCCCAAGTGTTCTCAGGACGCAGCCCATCCCGTATTCAGCGGGCTTAATCAAACGAATGGTACTTGGAGGAGAGCCTGTGAGGCCATCGATCTTATCACCGTGGTTGGAACGACTGCCCGGATATGTCGTGTACGGACTGACTGAGACCTCAGTGGCAAATTCTTGCGGACCGATTGACCACAACAAAGGCCAGACTGTCGACTGCTCTGTCTTGCCCATACCCTTTTCGGGCAGGTTCTGGATTGTCGACTCTGCTTGCGAAAATGTGCCACGGCTAGTTCCCAGAGGGTGCTCGGGAGAACTGCTGATCGAAGGGCCTATCTTGGCAGATGGGTATTGGCAAGATGACAAGAAGACGGACGCTGCTTTCCTTCAAGTCCATGCGACATGGCCATTCGATTGCGGCTTAAAGGCCAACAGGAAACGTCTGTTTCGCACAGGCGATCGAGCAAGACACCTGCCAGACGGTTCCGTCCAGCTTCTTGGCCGCAAAGATCATCAGATCAAGATTTCTGGTCAGCGGGTAGAGCTGGGAGAGGTCGAGCACTGGCTAGTGCAAGCTCTGCCTCACTTGACTGCCATTATTGAGCCCGTTGTCTATCGAAACATGACCGAGCCTCGTCTGACAGTTTTTGTCGTCTCAGATCGATCAGAAGATATCCAGCAGGAGCCCGGTCTCCTGCACGCTCGCAGTGCCTCGGACGTCGCGGAACGAGCACGTCTTCTCGAAAGAGCCCAAACCATCATGCGTAAACACCTACCGCCCTACATGGTACCTACATGTCTGTATTACATCTCACGAGTTCCGCTGAATCGTACTGGAAAGCGTGACCGAGCGACCTTGGCAGCCTGGACAAGAGACATTGATTATCAGCCTCCACATGAGATGCATGCTGTTCATCCTCAGCCGTACTCAATGAACGGTCATGAGCAAGGCTTGAAGCTACTGTGGGCCGAAATACTAGGTGTTAATGCGCAACATATCAGCCCAGACTCATCGTTCACGGATCTAGGTGGCGACAGTATCTCTGCGATGCGTTT encodes:
- a CDS encoding uncharacterized protein (antiSMASH:Cluster_1) — its product is MAARIPAVFNLILLTTATFVSLPFDTSSSEFGERAVPGCCPSAVHFTLLQLGQTLITVAHAYYVTLFTGERLMDELQSTPLAIRALMVLLNEVAIILFWFRGAPYNLAKMPIVVATSTGLLHRSGRQMAWTLTQLGFI
- a CDS encoding uncharacterized protein (antiSMASH:Cluster_1~SMCOG1002:AMP-dependent synthetase and ligase), which translates into the protein MTAHTSQMARKDSPTDSVFNDADKTKVLEINLCAGTLSSASGPAAFPLLSPDDVDTLIERAVTDLDIDRTEIEDIYPTSPFQQDIWALPTAHQRAYKLQTTFRLASREEAEFLQACWQQVAKHLPILRTAPLVVPGKGTFSVVLKSSQSPHALSSVQLDGSILTWCVHRAIVDQTVLDIVLETVMALWKHQEPRPFLPHALFVQQLQSLQLEHAKSSRLYWYSELGDELFQPFPSVAGTTALPSPSCFVQSSFSRPHYEGDVPFDSLMKAALGILLSQHANAQRIVFGDVRSGRCHAASDPYLIAGPTQATVPMAVNVDPDYTFKSFLRCINDQIVSSAQHEQFGLTNMRSCLPQVFQGNVDFQSLVVIQPPETSMWREAKDEWDAESDLSSCFSHALVFSVTPEQDTVHVKVHFDPAIIGQKHVEQMLLHYARISTALANANEDTRCGHIELTSAADLALQVEDSEDQQQGRVLRGCESTIIDFIREHAEQQPEACAVSACDGSLTYRELARYAEAMAQALMGEGARKGSCVAIACEKSHVVPVLILAVLRTGAHFLLLDAEQPTERLQVQLKQAMVRIIVCSSSQRDRFTDMAPQQPDLVLLDATFNRLHELHCSRSFPEIDLNGDAYIIFTSGTTGTPKGIRITHRNVTTSLYHTTQALGLTQNDRVLQYSRYSWDVGILELLGALLVGARICIPPESTLLSPPALESFIQHEGISFLTVTPTVVRFIQPAAVPSVKTVALAGEPMSAELQERWAGRTRLFNAYGPAECSIIAAVSLISPNSASVRLESIGATKLWAVNRENPELLVPPGEEGELLIEGPIVGRGYIGTAQGGFCRSPKWLTGLRGGHSSQVYRTGDIVRLQMDGSLEYVGRKDLQVKISGQRVELLDIEAQVKSVLPQFESVVEAFKDEQGSTAIVAFVCCTPATSVDQKPLEELVIGEDDANRLYNFREIVTAARGRLKSTMLEGAVPKIFVPLHALPVSSGGKVQRSILKQFKMDAAAAVTQMKAVPKVETAKIETRSINAAEHRLRQLWAKVLKLDPELVGIDDEFDALGGDSIKLMQLVAEQEARKLGLDVSDVLNHGTIRRICSAHQQQIQVGRKAHPGNQQDGRSRHGQLRQLAADLLHVDVDDIEDIYPCTALQSELAALSARDPDSYWVTFTYPETLCRRDCSRFRNVWASAEALAPILRTRIALLGDENEPMQIVLRQGHRIAITDEALSNTSSRSLMEGAQLLYPSFQPVAEGHVFQVAMHHSVYDGAFMELLASVIGDLFNGKIMEPLTPFRDFIADHDSGSEQCSSFWRSQLDGTKGLSWPPRPESGYPQTDMRYQCSTSLTRSAAARPITSSAVMLRAAWSILLSVANGVGDITFGEVLSGRVSTSSTAARAAGPTITTIPMRMSVLNTITAGELVSAVQDYHSRAMPFQQMSLHRIASLLEPYQRSAMDLTSLLIINSETLIDSHEGDQVVMWEHDTNGPPLKHPYPLVLDCTLSEDEARLLFLYDSSLLTAAQVASVGEDLTIILSQLMSSTDNTPLESLKRSCKHVSSYASRGLKQDTPLLIKDTPAKEATDADRPLSSTALKLRDVWSAVLKKDVASITGQDNFFRCGGNSISAIRLSSGARAVGITLSVVQIFRSPTLEGMAATADAASSITQPSAERLGKSAPFELIEKQRRDSMLRVAASACDVHVQDIEDTYPCTPMQKGMLASTQSEQQMAYVQTRRFLLSSDVDVPRLFRALIQVIQERPILRTRVVDTGADGLYQVVLRSNLCRPTFVSDADEYEGTLEGVYGKELNKFVIADTTLSWIAHHATYDGDLQAVIENDIAEAYAGRSINPGIPFSKFVEHLQRSQDQSAERNFWSSHLSDSITPSWPSSSTTASQVSQPELGRCDYSQSIPIPADTEHTAFTQVKLALALLLRQYTESDNVLFATVLAGRETSDQLGQGRILGPTLTTVPVNMKIDGMKSLSHTMASIQQAATDMMAFQHTGLAKIRELVRNEVNLAPEKLTLLVFQSEESKPRKDLESLGLQELDPNESDMQTQDFPLVVETSISADQLTLRVHYNTALLSLDEFKLFACQLAHIIGIVRCSEPEKALDSLDLVSPDEKALLADWCGTDVQDDLPTPLERLMTWAGRDPKSRAVQAWDGNLTYSDLIVQSHMLAVYLKSRGIGPGSIVTFCMNKSTMVVVLMYAVWKVGASWTPLDSRDPDSRLQESIKRLGAALFVTNVPRLESLIPECTILLADNLDVQQFPSKIQIPGLPIELKDPSDTTRPAYILFTSGSTGTPKAVVISQNALIASSAAAGHGMGLDETSRVLQSTRLTFDPSVTEIVATLYHGGCVCIPQEDECSNDFFGTAERYGANWVALTPSVLRTQPIPYSAGLIKRMVLGGEPVRPSILSPWLERLPGYVVYGLTETSVANSCGPIDHNKGQTVDCSVLPIPFSGRFWIVDSACENVPRLVPRGCSGELLIEGPILADGYWQDDKKTDAAFLQVHATWPFDCGLKANRKRLFRTGDRARHLPDGSVQLLGRKDHQIKISGQRVELGEVEHWLVQALPHLTAIIEPVVYRNMTEPRLTVFVVSDRSEDIQQEPGLLHARSASDVAERARLLERAQTIMRKHLPPYMVPTCLYYISRVPLNRTGKRDRATLAAWTRDIDYQPPHEMHAVHPQPYSMNGHEQGLKLLWAEILGVNAQHISPDSSFTDLGGDSISAMRLVSLARKHGMTMLVRQVLATPRLCDMARLPYNSNTEDNAEEEIQPFKLLDEVVRDRIREVVQADDRLDWGTVEDAYPLTDRQAHYLRLCLATPGGGCTQFCFSLERACGELSISLVQSAVREVCRAHEVLRIILVECSGGEYYQIVTSQNAISPEPCSVYTESLKEGQEMEAVALHQPLGMPTSRFAIFSEGGRPKLLIFTANHAVYDGWSLQNLARGLKRALSCGSDPPVVPDPDYRMRQVVSRALRCRASSLSADFWTQHLAPASPLALHRHDPDHHPLPVTTSLLSSTWAMPPSQSTSIYTLSTLIHAALALATRDITGSTGPMIETISTGRSSGAVGITEFIGPAIALVPLCVPLQDDQGVDLPLEDVLKRIQLFLHAECTRHEHYGMKEIAALSEHAKNACKAATTLYVHPTSFLMDVDDNEQNNDGAQATDAVRDNLEGLPLRHARLIGNEGRPLVVECTPHGVAGTIKVEIRFDPSYFTECRAQKLAESLQTAFERCAQASGL